CCTCCTCGACGGCGCGGCGCGACTCGTTGCGGATCTTGCGCGGCAGGGTGAGGGTGAGCTCGTCCAGCAGCGACAGCACCTTGGCGGGGTAGCCGGCCTGTGCGGCGGCCTGTTCGACGGAGGACGGGTCGAGGCCCTCGCCGATCATGGCGACGCCCTCGTTGATGAACTGGCCGATGACGCGGGAGGTGAAGAAGCCGCGGGAGTCGTTGACCACGATCGGGGTCTTGCGGATCTGCCGGACCAGGTCGAAGGCGCGGCCCAGCGCCTCGTCGCCGGTCCCGGGGCCGCGGATGATCTCGACCAGCGGCATCTTGTCGACGGGCGAGAAGAAGTGCAGGCCGATGAAGTCGGCGGGGCGGTCGACGCCTTCGGCGAGCAGGCCGATCGGCAGGGTGGAGGTGTTGGAGCAGAGCAGCGCGTCGGGGGCGACCACGTGCTGGATCTCCTGGAACACCTTGTGCTTGAGCTCGGGGTTCTCGAACACCGCCTCGATGACGGTGTCGCAGCCGGCCAGCGCGGCGGGGTCGGCGGTGGGGGTGATCCGGGCCAGGAACGCGGCGCGCTCCTCCTCGGTCATCCGGCCGCGCGCCACCTGCTTGTCCAACAGGCCCGCGCTGTACGCCTTTCCGCGCTCGGCGGCGTCCAGGGTGACGTCCTTGAGCAGCACGTCGAGGCCCGCCTTGGCGCAGGAGTACGCGATGCCCGCGCCCATCATGCCCGCACCCAGCACCGCGACCTTGGACGCCTGCCGGGAAGGCACCGAACTCGGCCGGGAGGAACCGGAGTTGACGGCCTGCATGTCGAAGAAGAAGGCCTGGATCATGTTCTTCGAGATGGGCCCGCAGGCGAGTTCGGTGAAGTACCGGGCCTCGATGGCGAACGCGGTGTCCACGTCGACCTGGGAGCTCTCCACGGCCGCCGCCAGGATGTTGCGCGGCGCCGGGTAGGGCGCGCCGTTCAGCTGCTTGCGCAGGTTGGCCGGGAAGGCCGGCAGGTTGGCGGCGAACGCGGGGGTGCTGGGCGTCCCGCCGGGGATCTTCCAGCCCTTGGCGTCCCAGGGCTGCGCGGAGGCCGGGTTGGCGGCGATGAACTCGCGCGCCTTGGCGAGCATCTCCTCGACGGAGTCCGCGAGTTCGTGCACCAGGCCGTGCTGCAGGGCCTGCGCGGGACGGTACTGCTGGCCCTGCAGCAGCACCTTCAGCAGGGCGTCGGTGATGCCGAGCATCCGCACCGTGCGGACCACTCCGCCGCCGCCGGGGAGCAGGCCGAGAGTGACCTCGGGCAGGCCGATCTTGCTGCCGGGGGCGTCCAGTGCGATCCGGTGGTGGCAGGCCAGCGCGATCTCCAGGCCACCGCCGAGGGCGGCGCCGTTGACGGCGGCGACCACGGGCTTGCCGAGGGTCTCCAGCTTGCGCAGCGCGCGCTTGATCCGCATCGAGTTGGCGAACACCTGCTCGGCGTCGTCCGGTCCGACGCTCGAGAGCAGTTTGAGGTCGCCGCCGGCGAAGAAGGTCTTCTTCGCCGAGGTGACGATGACGCCGGTCAACTGCTCCGTGGCGGCCAGGCGTTCGACGGTCGCTTCGAGGGCGTCGGTGAACGCGGCGTTCATGGTGTTGGCGGACTGGGCGGGGTCGTCGAGGACGAGGGTGACCACGCCGTCCTGGTCCTGCTCCCAGCGGATGGGGCTGCTCACGTCGGTCATGTCTGTGAAGTCCTTGGGTGAGTACGTGAGTTGACGGGTGGTCAGGTCAGATGCGCTCGATGACGGTGGCGATGCCCATGCCGCCGCCGACGCACAGGGTGGCCAGGCCGTAGCGCAGGTCGCGGCGCTCCAGCTCGTCGATCAGGGTGCCGATCAGCATCGCGCCGGTCGCGCCGAGCGGGTGGCCGAGGGCGATCGCGCCGCCGTTGACGTTCACCTGGTCGTGGCGGAAGCCGAGTTCGCGCATGAAGCGGAGCGCGACGGCGGCGAACGCCTCGTTGATCTCGACCAGGTCGATGTCGGCGGCGGTCAGCCCGGCCTTGGCCAGGGCCTTGCGGGTGGCGGGGGCGGGGCCGGTGAGCATGATGGTCGGCTCGGAGCCGGAGACCGCGGCGGAGACGATCCGGGCCCGCGGGGTGAGGCCGTAGCGCTCGCCGATCTCGCGCGAGCCGATCGCGACCAGGGCCGCGCCGTCCACGATGCCGGAGGAGTTGCCGGCGTGGTGGACGTGGTCGATGGACTCCACCCAGTGGTACTTCTGCAGCGCGACGGCGTCGAAGCCGCCGAGCTCGCCGATGTCGGCGAAGGAGGGCTTCAGCCCGGCCAGCGACTCGACGGTCGTCCCCGGGCGGATGAACTCGTCGCGGCCGAGCACCACCAGGCCGTTGCGGTCCAGCACCGGCACCACCGAGCGGTCGAACAGCCCGTCGGCCTGCGCCTTCGCGGCCCGGGCCTGCGACTCGGCGGCGAACGCGTCCACGTCGGTGCGGCTGAGCCCCTCGACGGTGGCGATCAGGTCGGCGCCGATGCCCTGCGGGACGAAGCCGGTCTCGTACGCGGTCATCGGGTCGGCGAACCAGGCGCCGCCGTCGGAGCCCATCTTGACCCGGGACATCGACTCGACGCCGCCGGCCAGGATCAGGTCCTCCCAGCCCGAACGGACCTTCGCCGCGGCCAGGTTGACGGCCTCCAGGCCGGACGCGCAGAAGCGGTTCTCCTGCACGCCCGCGACGGTGTCGGGCAGGCCGGCGGCGATCGCCGCGACCCGGGCGATGTCGGAGCCCTGGTCGCCGATCGGGCTGACCACGCCGAGCACGATGTCGTCGATCGCGGCCGGGTCCAGGGTCGGGAACCGGCGGCGCAGTTCGTGGATCAGACCGACCACCAGGTCGATCGGCTTGGTGCCGTGCAGGGAGCCGGTCTGCTTGCCGCGGCCGCGCGGCGTGCGGATCGCGTCGTAGACGTACGCTTCGGTGGTCACGGTGTGGATGCCTCTCAAACGGGGGGTTCAGGGGGGCTTCAGGCAAGCAGGGAACGGCCGATGATCTCTTTCATGATCTCGGTGGTGCCGCCGTAGATGGTCTGGACGCGCCCGTCGGTGAACGCCCGGGCGACCGCGCTGTCACTCATGTAGCCGGAGCCGCCGTGCAGTTGCAGGCAGCGGTCGGCCGTGCGCTTCTGCAGTTCGGTGGCCCACCACTTCGCCATCGAGGCGTCCACCGGAGTCAGGTTGTACCGGTTGTGCTCCAGCACGCAGCGGTCCACGAAGGCCCGGGTGACGGCGCACTCGGTGGCCAGCTCGGCGATCTCGAAGCGGACGTGCTGCAGCTTGGCCAGCGGCCGGCCGAACGCGGTGCGCTGCTTCACGTACGCCGTGGTCTCCTCGACCAGGAACTCGGCGGCGGCGATCGCGGCGACCGCGATGGCCAGCCGCTCCTGGGCGAGGTTGCGCATCAGGTACAGGAAGCCCTGGTTCTCCTCCCCCAGCAGGTTGGCCTTCGGCACCCGGACGTCCTGGAAGAACAACTCGGCGGTGTCCTGGGCCTTCTGGCCGATCTTGTCGAGGTTGCGGCCGCGTTCGAAGCCCGGCATGCCGCGCTCCACCACCAGCAGGCTGAGGCCGTGCGCACCGCCGTCCGCCGTGGTCTTCGCGACCACCACGACCAGGTCGGCGAGGATGCCGTTGGAGATGAAGGTCTTCGCCCCGTTCAGCACGTAGTGGTCGCCGGCGTCGACCGCGGTGGTGCGGATCGCCTGCAGGTCGGATCCGGTGTCCGGCTCGGTCATCGCGATCGCACTGATCAGCTCGCCGGAGCAGAACCCGGGCAGCCAGCGCTCCTTCTGCTCCTCGGTGGCCAGGCCGGTCAGGTACGGGCCGATGATGTCGTTGTGCAGCCCGATCGCCAGGCCGCTGGCCCCGGCCCGGACGAACTCCTCGGCGAGCACCGCCGCGAACCGGAAGTCGGGGCTGCCCCCGCCGCCGTACCGCTCGTCCACCGCCGGGCCGAGCAGCCCGGCCCGCCCGGCGGCCAGCCAGGCGGAGCGGTCCACCACGCCCTGCTGCTCCCAGCGGGCGTGGTGCGGGGTGACCTCCTTGGCGAGGAAGGCCCGGACGGTCTCGCGGAAGTCCTCGTGTTCCTCGGTGTAGAGCTCGCGCTGCACGGGGCGTCCCCTTCAGGAGGCTTGCGGGTCGAGTGTCGGTACCGCCCAGTCGCGGGCCACCTCGGCGGTGTGCTCGCCGGGCCGCGCGGGCGGGGTGCGCAGCGCGCCCGGCGTGACGGAGAAGCGCGGGGCGGTGCCCGGCTGGACCGTTCCGTCCTGCTCGGTGTAGCTGCCGCGGGCGGTCAGGTGCGGGTGCGCGGCGGCCTGACGCAGCGTCAGGACCGGTGCCACGCAGGCGTCGTGGTCGGTGAACAGCGCGGTCCACTCGTCCTGGGTGCGGGTGGCGAAACGGTCGGCGATCCGCTTGCGCAGCTCGGGCCAGCGCGCCAGGTCGTACTGCGCCGGGGCGTCCTCGCCCAGTTCCAGCAGGCCGGCGAACTCGGCGTAGAACTGCGGCTCCAGCGGGCCGACCGCCATCCAGCGGCCGTCGGACGTCTCGAAGGTCCCGTACCAGGGCGCGCCGCCGTCCAGCAGGTTGACGCCCCGCCGGTCCTGCCACAGGCCCGCGCCGAGCAGACCCCAGAGCAGGGTGGACAGGTGCGCGGCGCCGTCCACGACGGCGGCGTCGACCACCTGGCCGGTGCCGGTCGCGCGGGCGTGGTGGAGGCCCGCGAGCAGGCCCACCACCAGGTAGAGCGAGCCGCCCGCGTAGTCGCCCAGCAGGTTCGCGGGGATCGCCGGGGGCCCGTCGGGGCTGCCGATCAGGCCCAGCAGTCCGGACGTGGCGAGATAGGTGATGTCGTGCCCGGCGCGCTCGGCGAGCGGGCCGTCCTGGCCCCAGCCGGTCATCCGCCCGTACACCAGCGCCGGATTGCGGGCCAGGCACTGCTCCGGCCCGACACCCAGCCGCTCGGCGACCCCCGGCCGGTAGCCCTCGATCAGCAGGTCGGCGCGGGCGGCCAGCTCCAGCACCAGCCCCGGACCCTCGGGCGACTTCAGGTCGACCAGCACCGACCGCTTGTTGCGATTGGTGAGGTCCTGCGCGGGCGCCGGGCCGAGCGTCTGCCCGCCGGGCCGGTCCACCCGCACCACGTCGGCGCCCAGGTCGGCGAGCAGCATGGCAGCGAACGGGCCGGGCCCGATCCCCGCCAGTTCCAGCACCCGGACGCCCGCCAGCGGCCCGGCGGGGGGTGTTGCGGGGGTCATCGTCGACCGCCTCCCAGGTTTGACAGTGGAGCTGTCACAGTGGCGATGATAGGGACGTGACCCGCCAGTAACAAGAGCCCGGCCGACGGAGTCCCGGAGACCGCCTCGGGCGGCCCCCGCGCAGGCGGCGCCCACCCGGGCGGGCCGGGGTGGGGCGT
The DNA window shown above is from Streptomyces sp. TLI_171 and carries:
- a CDS encoding CaiB/BaiF CoA-transferase family protein; this encodes MTPATPPAGPLAGVRVLELAGIGPGPFAAMLLADLGADVVRVDRPGGQTLGPAPAQDLTNRNKRSVLVDLKSPEGPGLVLELAARADLLIEGYRPGVAERLGVGPEQCLARNPALVYGRMTGWGQDGPLAERAGHDITYLATSGLLGLIGSPDGPPAIPANLLGDYAGGSLYLVVGLLAGLHHARATGTGQVVDAAVVDGAAHLSTLLWGLLGAGLWQDRRGVNLLDGGAPWYGTFETSDGRWMAVGPLEPQFYAEFAGLLELGEDAPAQYDLARWPELRKRIADRFATRTQDEWTALFTDHDACVAPVLTLRQAAAHPHLTARGSYTEQDGTVQPGTAPRFSVTPGALRTPPARPGEHTAEVARDWAVPTLDPQAS
- a CDS encoding 3-hydroxyacyl-CoA dehydrogenase NAD-binding domain-containing protein, which produces MTDVSSPIRWEQDQDGVVTLVLDDPAQSANTMNAAFTDALEATVERLAATEQLTGVIVTSAKKTFFAGGDLKLLSSVGPDDAEQVFANSMRIKRALRKLETLGKPVVAAVNGAALGGGLEIALACHHRIALDAPGSKIGLPEVTLGLLPGGGGVVRTVRMLGITDALLKVLLQGQQYRPAQALQHGLVHELADSVEEMLAKAREFIAANPASAQPWDAKGWKIPGGTPSTPAFAANLPAFPANLRKQLNGAPYPAPRNILAAAVESSQVDVDTAFAIEARYFTELACGPISKNMIQAFFFDMQAVNSGSSRPSSVPSRQASKVAVLGAGMMGAGIAYSCAKAGLDVLLKDVTLDAAERGKAYSAGLLDKQVARGRMTEEERAAFLARITPTADPAALAGCDTVIEAVFENPELKHKVFQEIQHVVAPDALLCSNTSTLPIGLLAEGVDRPADFIGLHFFSPVDKMPLVEIIRGPGTGDEALGRAFDLVRQIRKTPIVVNDSRGFFTSRVIGQFINEGVAMIGEGLDPSSVEQAAAQAGYPAKVLSLLDELTLTLPRKIRNESRRAVEEAGGTWTVHPGETVLDRMLDEFGRPGRSGGAGFYDYADGRRTRLWPGLREHFGKDEHSARPGAETPFEDMKERMLFAEALDSVRCLDENVLTSVADANIGSILGIGFPAWTGGVLQYINGYPGGPAGFTARARELAAAYGERFTPPASLVALAESGGRY
- a CDS encoding acetyl-CoA C-acetyltransferase, which codes for MTTEAYVYDAIRTPRGRGKQTGSLHGTKPIDLVVGLIHELRRRFPTLDPAAIDDIVLGVVSPIGDQGSDIARVAAIAAGLPDTVAGVQENRFCASGLEAVNLAAAKVRSGWEDLILAGGVESMSRVKMGSDGGAWFADPMTAYETGFVPQGIGADLIATVEGLSRTDVDAFAAESQARAAKAQADGLFDRSVVPVLDRNGLVVLGRDEFIRPGTTVESLAGLKPSFADIGELGGFDAVALQKYHWVESIDHVHHAGNSSGIVDGAALVAIGSREIGERYGLTPRARIVSAAVSGSEPTIMLTGPAPATRKALAKAGLTAADIDLVEINEAFAAVALRFMRELGFRHDQVNVNGGAIALGHPLGATGAMLIGTLIDELERRDLRYGLATLCVGGGMGIATVIERI
- a CDS encoding acyl-CoA dehydrogenase family protein — translated: MQRELYTEEHEDFRETVRAFLAKEVTPHHARWEQQGVVDRSAWLAAGRAGLLGPAVDERYGGGGSPDFRFAAVLAEEFVRAGASGLAIGLHNDIIGPYLTGLATEEQKERWLPGFCSGELISAIAMTEPDTGSDLQAIRTTAVDAGDHYVLNGAKTFISNGILADLVVVVAKTTADGGAHGLSLLVVERGMPGFERGRNLDKIGQKAQDTAELFFQDVRVPKANLLGEENQGFLYLMRNLAQERLAIAVAAIAAAEFLVEETTAYVKQRTAFGRPLAKLQHVRFEIAELATECAVTRAFVDRCVLEHNRYNLTPVDASMAKWWATELQKRTADRCLQLHGGSGYMSDSAVARAFTDGRVQTIYGGTTEIMKEIIGRSLLA